One Solanum pennellii chromosome 9, SPENNV200 DNA segment encodes these proteins:
- the LOC107029489 gene encoding gibberellin receptor GID1B-like, with product MVDTKEINTNESKRVVPLNTWILISNFKLAYNMLRRSDGTFNRDLAEFLERKVGANSIPVDGVYSFDVVDRCTSLLNRVYKPAPKNECDWGKIDLDTPLSTSEIVPVIIFFHGGSFTHSSANSAIYDTFCRRLVSICKAVVVSVNYRRSPENRYPCAYDDGWAALQWVKSRAWLQSGEDLKVHVYMSGDSSGGNIAHHVAVQAAESGVEVLGNILLHPMFGGQNRTESESRLDGKYFVTVQDRDWYWRAYLPVGEDRDHPACNIFGPRGRTLQGLKFPKSLVVVAGLDLVQDWQLNYVQGLKKSGHEVNLLYLKQATIGFYFLPNNDHFRCLMEEITKFIHPNH from the exons ATGGTGGACACTAAAGAGATCAACACTAATGAATCTAAG AGGGTGGTTCCACTTAATACATGGATACTTATATCGAATTTCAAGTTAGCTTACAACATGCTACGACGATCTGATGGAACATTTAACCGTGATTTAGCTgagtttttagaaagaaaagtTGGTGCTAACTCGATTCCAGTTGATGGTGTTTATTCATTTGATGTTGTTGATCGGTGTACCAGCTTACTTAACCGTGTTTACAAACCTGCCCCGAAAAATGAGTGTGATTGGGGTAAAATTGATCTTGATACACCTCTCAGTACTAGTGAGATTGTCCCTGTCATTATCTTCTTCCATGGTGGAAGCTTTACTCATTCCTCAGCTAATAGTGCTATTTACGACACATTTTGTCGTCGCCTTGTTAGTATATGTAAGGCCGTTGTTGTATCTGTGAATTATCGAAGATCTCCTGAGAATCGATATCCTTGTGCTTATGATGATGGATGGGCTGCTCTTCAATGGGTAAAATCTAGAGCATGGCTTCAAAGTGGAGAGGATTTAAAAGTTCATGTGTATATGAGTGGTGATAGTTCTGGTGGTAATATAGCTCATCATGTTGCTGTTCAGGCTGCTGAATCAGGGGTCGAGGTTTTAGGAAATATTCTTTTGCATCCCATGTTTGGTGGACAAAATCGAACTGAGTCAGAGAGTAGATTGGATGGTAAATACTTTGTGACAGTTCAAGATAGGGATTGGTATTGGAGAGCTTATTTACCAGTAGGGGAAGATAGAGATCATCCAGCTTGTAATATATTTGGCCCCAGAGGTAGAACTCTCCAAGGACTTAAATTCCCAAAGAGTTTAGTTGTTGTAGCAGGGTTAGATCTTGTTCAAGATTGGCAACTCAATTATGTGCAAGGGTTAAAGAAATCAGGGCATGAGGTGAATCTGTTATATCTAAAGCAAGCAACCATAGGTTTCTATTTCTTGCCTAATAACGATCATTTTCGATGCTTAATGGAGGAGATAACAAAATTCATACATCCTAACCATTGA